A window of the Dryobates pubescens isolate bDryPub1 chromosome 36, bDryPub1.pri, whole genome shotgun sequence genome harbors these coding sequences:
- the LOC104299584 gene encoding feather keratin Cos1-2, giving the protein MSCCRPCPPCQPCGPTPLANSCNEPCCVKCQDSTIAIQPPAVVVTLPGPILSSFPQNTAVGSSTSAAVGSILSSEGVPINSGGFDLSCITNRYSCRPCRPC; this is encoded by the coding sequence atgtcctgctgcaggccatgcccaccctgccagccctgtggccCAACCCCActggccaacagctgcaatgagccctgctgtgtgaagtgccaggACTCCACCATTGccatccagcctcctgctgtggtggtgaccctgcctggacccatcctcagctccttccctcagaacactgctgtgggctcctccacctcggctgctgttggcagcatcctcagctctgaGGGAGTGCCCATCAACTCCGGGGGCTTTGACCTCTCCTGCATCACCAACCGCTACTCTTGCCGGCCCTGCCGCCCCTGCTAG
- the LOC128898954 gene encoding feather keratin Cos1-2-like — translation MSCCNPCMPCRPCGPTPLANSCNEPCCVKCQDSTVAIQPSAVIVTLPGPILSSFPQNTVVGSSTSAAVGSILSSEGVPINSGGFDLSCITNRYSCRPCRPC, via the coding sequence ATGTCCTGCTGCAACCCCTGCATGCCCTGCCGGCCCTGCGGCCCAACCCCgctggccaacagctgcaacgagccctgctgtgtgaagtgccaggACTCCACCGTTGCCATCCAACCATCTGCTGTGATAGTGACCCTGCCTGgacccatcctcagctccttccctcagaaCACTGTTGTGggctcctccacctctgctgctgttggcagcatcctcagctctgaGGGAGTGCCCATCAACTCCGGGGGCTTTGACCTCTCCTGCATCACCAACCGCTACTCTTGCCGGCCCTGCCGCCCCTGCTAG